A stretch of Oryza brachyantha chromosome 4, ObraRS2, whole genome shotgun sequence DNA encodes these proteins:
- the LOC102701815 gene encoding probable BOI-related E3 ubiquitin-protein ligase 2 — protein MAVQAQRLAQPVAYDLHATAAGGGLFFDDLGGECAAPAVAGIGSAVFSVSDVPRSVLTCNGDIGDYGLVGTKRARVAGGLLEDQRVVLAPPQGLLPLGDVVGRATCSGAATTSGRMDVADGISQGLLSQLYHHDVEIDALVRLEAERMRAGLEEAQRRHVRALVAAAARATTGRVRAVEAELERARCRNAELEERLRQMNAEGQAWMGVAKSHEAVAAGLRATLDQLLQTSCAAAAAAGEGDAEDAQSCCFETPVGGDDAVSRAAAVAATSCKACRGAEACVLLLPCRHLCLCGACDAATDACPVCAATKNASVHVLLS, from the exons ATGGCCGTTCAGGCGCAGCGCCTGGCCCAGCCTGTCGCTTACGACCTccacgcgacggcggcgggcggaggtctGTTCTTCGATGACCTCGGCGGCGAGTGCGCGGCCCCGGCGGTTGCCGGGATCGGGAGCGCGGTGTTCAGCGTCAGCGACGTCCCGCGCAGCGTTCTTACCTGCAACGGAGACATCGGCGATTACGGCCTCGTGGGGACGAAGCGGGCGCGCGTGGCGGGGGGTTTGTTGGAGGACCAGCGCGTCGTTCTTGCGCCGCCGCAGGGGCTCTTGCCCCTCGGAGATGTGGTGGGCAGGGCCACGTGCTCCGGCGCGGCGACCACCAGCGGGAGGATGGACGTCGCGGATGGAATCTCGCAGGGCCTCCTTTCGCAGCTCTACCACCATGACGTGGAGATCGACGCGCTCGTACGGCTCGAG GCCGAGCGGATGCGCGCGGGGCTGGAGGAagcgcagcggcggcacgtCCGGGCGCtggtggcggccgcggcgcgcgccacCACGGGGAGGGTGCGGGCAGTGGAGGCCGAGCTGGAGCGGGCGCGCTGCCGCAACGCGGAGCTGGAGGAGAGACTCCGCCAGATGAACGCGGAGGGGCAGGCGTGGATGGGCGTCGCCAAGAGCCacgaggccgtcgccgccggcctgcgCGCTACGCTCGACCAGCTCCTCCAGACCTCCtgcgcagccgcagccgccgccggggagggcGACGCTGAGGATGCGCAGTCCTGCTGCTTCGAGACCccggtcggcggcgacgacgcggtgtccagggcggcggcggtggcagcgacGTCATGCAAGGCCTGCCGGGGCGCGGAGGCATGCGTCCTGCTGCTCCCGTGCCGGCACCTGTGCCTGTGCGGCGCGTGCGACGCCGCCACTGACGCTTGCCCCGTTTGCGCGGCCACCAAGAACGCCTCAGTCCACGTCCTGCTCTCCTGA
- the LOC102718641 gene encoding OVARIAN TUMOR DOMAIN-containing deubiquitinating enzyme 12 produces the protein MTHMFPYDGASSSSTSLGSQKSETDDDRMIAMVLSEEYAKLDGAMAKRLSNLTSIPHIPRINTYFPTYSDATLDHHRLLDRLNVYGLYEVRVSGDGNCQFRALSDQLYRSPDYHKHVRKEIVKQLKACNSLYEGYVPMKYKHYCKKMKKSGEWGDHVTLQAAADKFAAKICLLTSFRDTCFVEIVPQYQAPQRELWLSFWSEVHYNSLYDARDLPSKYKPRKKHWLLF, from the exons ATGACACATATGTTTCCATATGATGGTGCCTCGTCCAGCTCAACCTCTTTGGGTAGTCAGAAGAGCGAGACTGATGATGACAGGATGATTGCAATGGTTCTTTCAGAAGAATATGCCAAGTTAGATGGAGCTATGGCCAAGCGGCTCTCAAATTTAACATCAATTCCT CATATCCCCCGAATAAACACATACTTTCCAACATACAGTGATGCCACTCTAGATCACCATCGCCTTCTCGATAG GCTAAATGTTTATGGGTTGTATGAAGTGAGAGTTTCTGGCGATGGCAATTGTCAG TTCCGTGCACTATCAGACCAACTATATCGATCACCCGATTATCACAAGCATGTACGAAAGGAAATAGTGAAGCAG CTCAAGGCATGTAACTCGTTGTATGAAGGTTATGTTCCAAtgaaatataaacattattGCAAGAAGATGAAAAA ATCTGGTGAATGGGGTGACCATGTCACATTGCAAGCTGCTGCTGATAAA TTTGCTGCAAAAATATGCCTTCTAACATCATTCAGAGATACATGTTTTGTTGAAATTGTTCCACAGTATCAGGCTCCACAGAGAG AACTTTGGCTAAGTTTCTGGTCTGAAGTTCACTATAACTCACTATATGATGCTCGAG ATCTCCCTAGCAAATACAAGCCTAGAAAGAAGCACTGGCTATTGTTTTAG